A window from Pseudomonas campi encodes these proteins:
- a CDS encoding RDD family protein: MQPTPPSVAHEPSRIRQRLLDTRHHVETPEGIDLVLRPAGALPRILAFAIDLLIRGAILLLMFIILGFLGQFGVGLGSILFFLVNWWYMVLFEVLRQGRSPGKQIMGLRVVHDDGTPVGWGASLTRNLLRFVDMLPFGYCLGLISCLSHPSFKRLGDLAAGTLVVYREENSNRPLIPEGDSERAPFRLSLNEQRALQGFAERQSGLSAARRTELAGILAEPLDVPEEQAEARLNSIARGLLGAT; the protein is encoded by the coding sequence ATGCAGCCTACCCCGCCCAGCGTTGCCCATGAACCATCCCGTATCCGCCAACGGCTACTGGATACCCGTCACCATGTGGAAACCCCCGAAGGCATCGATCTGGTCCTGCGCCCGGCTGGCGCCTTGCCGCGCATCTTGGCGTTTGCCATAGACCTGTTGATCCGCGGCGCCATCCTGTTGCTGATGTTCATCATCCTGGGCTTTCTCGGTCAGTTCGGCGTGGGCCTGGGCAGCATCCTGTTTTTCCTGGTCAACTGGTGGTACATGGTGCTGTTCGAGGTCTTGCGCCAGGGCCGTTCGCCAGGCAAACAGATCATGGGCCTGCGCGTGGTGCACGACGATGGCACCCCGGTCGGCTGGGGCGCCTCGCTGACCCGTAACCTGTTGCGTTTCGTCGACATGCTGCCCTTTGGCTACTGCCTGGGCCTGATCAGCTGCCTGAGTCACCCGTCCTTCAAACGCCTCGGCGACCTGGCGGCCGGCACCCTGGTGGTCTACCGGGAGGAAAACAGCAACCGCCCACTGATTCCCGAGGGCGACAGCGAACGTGCGCCGTTCCGCCTGAGTCTTAACGAGCAGCGTGCCCTGCAAGGTTTCGCCGAACGCCAGAGTGGTCTGTCGGCGGCCCGGCGCACCGAACTGGCGGGCATTCTTGCCGAGCCCCTGGACGTACCGGAAGAGCAGGCCGAGGCCCGCCTCAACAGCATCGCTCGCGGCCTGTTGGGGGCAACATGA
- a CDS encoding stage II sporulation protein M, which translates to MKQHLFEQRHSADWQRFSALLEQLERGKAEAKACEHFAADYRHLCQHLALAEERGYSSHLIDQLQHLAMRGHQQFYRHRSHLGAQLIGFILAGFPQLVRREWRSVLAACLLFFGSLIGMGLLTWQFPELIYGLLDPAQVSDMERMYDPDARRIGRFSERDAADDWMMFGFYIMNNIGIAFQTFASGLLFGLGSLFFLLFNGLMIGAVAGHLTRIGYSETFWSFVIGHGAFELTAIAFAGAAGLKLGWALLAPGRLRRSEALRQASKPSIQLVAGVIFFLIIAAFIEAFWSSMTYTTPTIKFIVGAALWLLVIAYFVFAGRHRHAPD; encoded by the coding sequence ATGAAACAGCACCTGTTCGAACAACGGCACAGCGCCGACTGGCAGCGCTTCTCTGCCCTGCTGGAGCAACTGGAGCGCGGCAAGGCCGAAGCCAAGGCCTGCGAACACTTCGCCGCCGATTACCGCCACCTCTGTCAGCACCTGGCGCTGGCCGAAGAACGTGGCTACAGCAGTCACCTGATCGACCAGCTGCAGCACCTGGCAATGCGCGGCCACCAGCAGTTCTACCGCCACCGCAGCCATCTCGGTGCACAACTGATCGGCTTCATCCTGGCCGGTTTCCCTCAGCTGGTTCGCCGCGAATGGCGCAGCGTGCTAGCCGCTTGCTTGTTGTTCTTCGGCAGCCTGATCGGCATGGGGCTACTCACCTGGCAGTTCCCCGAGCTGATCTACGGCCTGCTCGATCCGGCCCAGGTCAGCGACATGGAACGCATGTACGACCCGGACGCCCGGCGCATCGGCCGCTTCAGCGAACGCGACGCCGCCGATGACTGGATGATGTTCGGCTTCTACATCATGAACAACATCGGCATCGCCTTTCAGACCTTTGCCAGCGGCCTGCTGTTCGGCCTGGGCAGCCTGTTCTTCCTGCTGTTCAACGGCCTGATGATCGGTGCCGTCGCCGGCCACCTGACGCGCATCGGCTACAGCGAAACCTTCTGGTCATTCGTCATCGGTCACGGCGCCTTCGAACTGACCGCCATTGCCTTTGCCGGTGCCGCCGGCCTCAAACTTGGCTGGGCACTGCTCGCCCCGGGCCGACTGCGCCGCAGCGAAGCCCTGCGCCAGGCCTCCAAACCCAGCATCCAGCTGGTGGCCGGGGTGATTTTTTTCCTGATCATCGCCGCTTTTATCGAAGCTTTCTGGTCGTCGATGACCTACACCACGCCGACCATCAAATTCATCGTTGGCGCCGCCCTGTGGCTGCTGGTCATCGCCTATTTCGTTTTTGCCGGACGCCATCGCCATGCGCCTGACTGA